The Cryptomeria japonica chromosome 2, Sugi_1.0, whole genome shotgun sequence region TATATACTTCTTAGTTACATTACTTGCATCTACATTCCCAAATGGATCAATAACTCCTAGGATTTGGTAGCTAGAAGGAGGATCAAAGATAATTCGAGACATTCGTTTAGCCTTCTTAGGCTTACGGGAACTTTGCAACAACAATGCAAATGTGTCAATTTTAGTAGAGATAGGAGTGGAAACCTTTATCTTCTTTTCAACCTCTGTCTTCAACCAAGCTGGAGAGGTTATCTCAGATTTGATCCTCTGTTAATAACACCTGGGGTACTTTGTACAGGAGACGAGGGGATTTCAAGAAAATCAGAGAAAGACTAATCATCAATGATTTTCTGATATATACCTTCAGAATCAAAGAGGGGCAATTTTCCTTTGAGCAGTGTAACTCAATCAACATGTTCACAAGTGGTTTTCAGCTGAGCAGTGGTCTCTTCCGGCTTTTCTCCACCATCTTCTGACTGAGAGTTTCTGCTCGACGACCTATTTGTAGACTTGACTGTAGGTATCTGAACAAATGAAGAAGAAATCACTCCCTTCTCTCTGTGAGATGAAGAATTTTGACCTTGGGAAGAACCGACCTGCTGTCTCCATTTTCCATTCAACCATCTCCTTTACACTAGAGCAATATGAATAATTAGGTCTGAAACTTTTCTCTAGACCAGTCAACCTCCAAAGAGACTGCATTAGTGACAATATGATATTCTGGGTCAATGATGACCTCATCTTTGGTAACATCATTTGGGACATTGAAAGAAACACCAAGGGTATGAATTTTCTGCAAGGAGAGCCTCATATAACTTCTCTTAAATACTTCAACATCATCTAAACAATCCTCCCAAAAATATTCAAGCTTAAGCCAATGCATATAACCTTTAGCTCCATAAAGATGGTGCCTCATACCCTTTATTGTCAAAGTTGTTTTTGGTCGGTAGGGACGAAAAATGAAACTTCTCTAGGAGTGTTCCCACTACCTTGGCATCACCATTAGTTTTATAGAAAAAGACACTGGTGGACAATAGAAAATGATATTTCCTCTTTCCCATATTTAAATATTTCACATTTACTACAAACATTTGGCGATAGACTTCTAAAAACACAATATAATCAGAGGGAAAATGATGCAATTTCAATGGATCTTTCTCAAAACCTCCTATTTTAAGATATGAAAACCGGTAATTGAGTGTAAAAGCTTCCAAACTTCATCACAAAGTTAGCAGAGACATGAGAAAACTGTAGGCTAGGGTTTCCTTCCAATTTTCTGGCTAGACCCATTGAAAATACATCATTGATGCAAGAAAAAGCATGTGTACTCTTTCACAAGTCGACCGAGGAAATTTCTCGTAAATAGTGCAAAAATAGGGGAAGGGTGATGAAGCTCTAAACCTGGTTGGACAAACTCTTAACTAGCTGGGATATAAATAAGATATGAGCACATATGAAAAGAAAGGGATTGGCAAAAATTCCACAATTGCTCATTCAAATGAAAACCGATGATGGAGGCCTAGTTAATGAATCTTTCGGGAGCACATATAGTGAGAATGAAATGACACATCTAGAATTCAAAAGACTCAGTGGAACTACTACCCACACCGCGATGCAAAAGGACTATGACCTCTGCAACTTCATCTTTGAAATACATTCTTTAAAGCTTAGTGGGCAGTTGAGACTTACCTCCCTTTTCTGTCTTTAACCAGTTTTTGGCCATACAATTCATGCAAAATTCACCATGCGCACGAAAATATTCCTCTCCAACCGAAATAGACATATTCTTAGCAACTTCTCCTGCAGAGAGCGACAAAGTGCGAGAAACGCTTTTGGGGTTAATTCGCGCGACCACTTTACCACCTTCCACCAGAATTTCCCGAGTCTTAGGGTTGTATCTCTCAAAGCAAGCGGCAACCAAATCTGTATAGGGAACGACAAATGGAAAACTAGTTGCGAAGGCCAAACTACACTAAACAATTTTCTCTCGCAACAAAGTTCTCTCTCCTACTTCTAGCTCTTGTAAAAAGGTTTCAAAATTCAAAAGCTCTGTCACTGTGTCTCGCATGCCTATCCATTGATTTATAATTATACTCTGCATGAGCACGGGATGGATGATACACTTTAGAGAACTCAAAAAAATGGAGGCTAGTTCAAAAATCATTCTCCACCCTGTTCATGTACTTAATTGATGTGACATGCCTTAAATGCCGCATTTACTTTGCCTCTTTAAACGGTCCCTTAATTCGGCTTATTCCTACTTACAAGGCAATAATGTTAGTCCATATAAAACCTAACACACAAAGGCGGCGCCCCAAAACCTAGGAAATATTTGACAAGTCGCTCGGTCGGGGAAAATGCGAACTAATGAACCTATGAACAAGACTTGCAAGCTTCCTACAACCCACGACAAAGCGACTAAACACAAGATAGGAGATATCGAGCGATCGAGAACTTTAAGAAATTTCTAACTCCATGACTAACTTAGAAAAGGGGTGTGACATATGACATAACTTTGGGAAATGACCAACTCTGCGACTAAAGGGGagagatttcaaaaaatttaaaatagggGTAATAAGAGCACATAGATGTTCTTCATTGACAAAGTATTCAAGGTAACATTTTTTTCTTATCACGTATGAAAATTTTTAGCATGAAACGATATGAAGAATCAAACATGCCATCAAGTAGGTTGAGAAAAATATTTCCTTGGGTTGATTTATCCTATACAAGAAGATAGAACAAGAACTAGACTTTTTCAAGATCTTGGAAAGTTATTCATAAGAATGAATGAAAAGCAATCCATAAGTTGGTACTTTGCATGGTAAGGTGCAAGACAACTCTTGGTCTTTATATCATAGGGATCTTCAATATCTATTGTGTTTTTTAATAGAACTTACATTTCTCATGTTTCAATCTTGATCTTGCCATGAAATCTTATACTATCATATTAGTAAGCTTTCCTTTTTTCTTGAGTAGTGAGGGAGGGGAGAGGGAGTTGTTGAGGCACTTAGCTTTTCCTTAGATGTTTTGGTTGAAGGAGATTGTTTTGAAGGGATTTTTTTTATGGCAAAGTTAATATATTTGAGAAGCATTCTATATAGTACTTATCATTTATAGGAGAATAAATATTTCTTACAATATATGTTTTGAGTAGATCAATTAATCAATGATAAATATCATTTATCTTATAATTCAAAACGAAGTTtagaataattaataaattatttatataaaataataatgagAATAATAAATTTGTATCTTTATATTTCAATTGTTGATATGTAATTGGGTGGATCTTTATGGCATAATTTGGTACTAGACCTTTGGTTTACACAAGACTACGGGTAATGTGGAAATTGACTATTATGAATAATTGGATCACAATCACATATGACCTCAATCCAAAAATGTGCAACCTTGATCTTCTAGATACTTAGACTTGACTGAATGCTTAGAATGTTGATAAAGAGGGTTCAAATTGTGACCACAAATCTAACTTTGATCTTTGTATTGTGAtcctattataattttttataaccTAAACCTTGTCCTATTAATCTTCAAAACTAGCTTTGCACATTATATTTGAGAAATGTGGCATCATAATGCACCTGTTAAGATCTCCTATTGAGAAGGGGAATTTGTGTCTTGTCTCAGTTATAGCCATGCCCTATTAGATAGATTTAAAAGTACAATAAAAAGATCAAATACATACCAAGTAGCCATGTAAtgacaaatttaattttaaaaatgcaaTGTTAATGTAATAATAAATGTTTTCTAAATATATGTTCTTTGCTATAAATACTTAGTGATTTTTCTCTTTCTTGATTCACATAATCTAAAATGACTTGGGAATCTCCATTATATACAAAATCCTATAAGTTTGAATTGGACCCAAATGGTGTATATGCCAACAAGGTGTAATAACTAGGACCTTAAAAAGTTGGCTAAATAAATAAGACAATATAACTTGAAATTGGGGTCAAGTAGATACCTATCTTCCTAAACCAAGTTTAGGGCCACAAAATTCAACTCAACTTAAGAAGGAAAACATTGCAAAAATGGGTTGACCCAAATTATATGGCTCAAGAAAAAATGGTATGAAGTGGCAAAAGGAAGGCTATAGTTAGCATAATTGCAATTAGAGCcaaatcaataaaataatatacCTAGGAGAGTgcctaaaacaattaaaaaaaagtaGGGTAAAAAGGCAAGGTAAAAAGGCAAGAATGTATTTTTGACCTTTACATTTTGCCTCCACCTTAGCATGCATGCAAACTCCATCAATATGTGTGATAAAATAAACAAGCAAATAGTAACAATGCAAAtggaaaatatattttataaaaattatataggTAGTGAGATGTCCTAAGTGCTCTATGGTATCTTTGTGCCTAAACTAAAATTAGTTGTTATTTGATAACCCTCAAGATAGAACTTCAATTTTTTCATACCCTAATAAGATTAAGTAACTCAAGTGAATGAATTGAAAGTACAAGGAAGATGAAATTATTCTCCAACAAAATTCTATTTCAATACAAATACAATGATAACATTGATAGATCATTTGCAATGTTGCACAACATTACTTAAAGTTTACAATAAGATCATAGTACAACTAAAATAATAACATGTCCAATAAATAATATGAATTCACATTGGTCATGATCCCACTTGTATGCCACATATGTAATAATGACCTAAAATCAAGAATCTAAACATGTAATATCTAAATATGTACCATGGTAATGCCCATATAACTCTTAACTCCATCCAATGCTCCAACTACATATGGGGAAAGTGATATAAATCCCCACATTGAAGGAATGGTATGCTCCCTAACCATTAATTTGTCttgaaataattaaataagaaACCCATAGTAAATGTTCAAAGTAATAAATGCCTTATTATAGTGATTACCATTCTTTAAGTTTTACAAGTTTTTGATATTGATAAGTAGGATTGAAAGGGCTTAAACCCTTGTACAACATAGCCAAAAGTTACATGAAACATGTATCATGAGCAATGTGACAAACCAAACCACTCAATAAGACCAAAAAGAGATAGGTATGTAACTATAACTATGCTACTAATAACAACTaaaaacaaatgataaagatgggACACTGAGGGTCCAACTTAGATAATACTAGGCCTTGCATGAAATGGTATCTCACCTAACACTCTAGCATGAGTTTCTAGGATGAATATATGGGAAGACATTTATTCTTCCTAACAACAATCCAAGAAATATTATCTTCTAGATCCTTAGAACAAGAGGAGTCCCATCAATGTGATAAGGAGCAATAGAACCACATGAGTAATCTAAAGTATATTTGAAGCAAGTTGTGAGTTCAAGGTAGAAGGTTCTCTAATAAGGTTTGATGACACATTAGAGTTGCACCAAAATCTAAAGAATTATTCTCTTGAGAGGACTCGACATATTGAGGAGGGACATTCAATAGAGAATCAAGGCATTAATAGTCAAGAGATCTTCATTAGCATTCTTCCACTAAGTAGTTATGCCCTTGCACTGGGAGAGAGGACAATCtgtaactaggtgatccatggaaaaataTTGTCTGTGTATGAATGGGAGACTATAATAGTCAAGTGGTTGATTCTAAGGCCTATCTCCCACCATCAAAATCACATACTTGTGAAGAGGCTTGGAGATGTCAATGTCCACCAAAATGCAAGCAAAAGTAGAGTGTCTTAGGTAGGAAGTGGAACCGTCAACCTTTAAGAAGTGATCATAAAAATTGGAGGGGGAGATTCAGAAATATAAAAAAGTTGTTATGCTTTGTTATTGTATTAATTTAGGAGTTTTTGAATGAGAAAAATGAGACATTTCTTGCAaattttgagttaatttctagtaTTTCTGAGTTGCATTGTTTGTTGTTAAGAGTTTGTGAGAAAGGGTTTGCATTACCTTGTATAAAAAATGAGACAAAATGTGCTAAGCTTTGTATCATAATAGTATGATAAGTTGTGTTGATATTCTTTGTAGTCAAAATGTAAATGGTTAATTGAAATCTTATTTCATTTTGTAAATGGTTGGAATCTTATTGGTTGAGAGGGGACGTAGTAAACTAAAGGAGAGTCAATTTTAAAATTCGGTATATTAACTTATATTCGATTCCCAAATGACGAGCCTTACATCTAAGTATTCATTTTATAGACACTTATTGCACAATATTTAAAAGAGAGGGAAGGACTTGTTATAAATAAGGATTTTTAATTATGACAAGTTAAGACCATGTTAATGTTCATTATAAAGCTAATTTATTTGCTTAAGGTCAATAAATTATACACTTATATATGCTTTATATAAATTAATTACTATGGATGGATGTGTGTTTGGACAAATTAGTTGGAAGACTACACAAACTTaaacataatattttattatagttttttaaattttcaaatgtgaactttatttaaaataaattatattatctcATCAGATCAACGAGTATATAATTGTTGGGATGCCCCAATACATTAGGAGCACAAGAAATCCAAATGGAAAAGAAGATAATGGAAGCTACCCAATCTACTAGATCCTTCACATAAGAATAGGGATAAGAAGCCATTTTATTCATCTTTGAATGCTTGTCTGTTAATCTACCAAGCCATAAAAAATAGGCTTCCTATGAACTGGGACCTACACCCTTGTATATACTGGGGTGGACTATTCCCAACTTTTTATCTGTTCACAATGGCCTACGAAATGAGTGGGCAACTCCCAACCCACCCAACCCCGAACTATCTATTATTAGTCAAATCTAAGGGCTTACTCAAGTAGGCTGATTAATTAAGTGAGTGAGAAATATAGGGTTTGTTGCTTGAATATGGGTGACCCAATTGTAGGACCTTACATATTGAATAGTGGCCCCAGGGACAAAGAGGTTGAGTCTGCCAATGGCCCACCAATGAAGCTATATATTGTGCCAAATCAACTATAGACTATGCTAATGCCAATGCCAAAGAGACTCTAGGGCTATCCCTATCTCTATACAATGCCAATGCCAATGCGACTCAAGggttatctctatctctatctcccctctcctaGCAACTCTATATCCTCCCACCTAACCTTGAAGGGTTGGTGGCATGTGTAGGGCAATAGGTGGGGGGTTAGATTTGGAGTTGCCCCACGCAAATTAATCTACCCTCTTTATTAGTGCCTTGCAATTCTatggatgcatgaactaataaacCCATATAGAATTGTAGGAGCCCCCCTCTACTCGATAGTTGCTAAAATGAACTAGAATACAGAGGAACAACAATATTACGAAGGGAACAATCCATTTCTTCATCGATTGCTCTCCCATGATGACTAGGAACAAACAAATAAGAAATTCCACTTCAAAGGCCCCTATCTATAGTACGTGCTTGACGTTGACCTTGACCTCTACCTCTACTATTCACAATTCTAGTTGGGAGGATCACGAAAGGAGTCAATAATGCCACATTCAGTACTAGGAACTAGATTAGTTCCCAACGAACATGTAAGAATTGCCCCAACTGAAATTTTTGGAATTGGACCCAAAGAAGCCACTTAGGTTTGTTATCGATTGGGTCTCAATGAGAACATAAGGGTGATTGAGTCAACTAAGTATCAGATTGACCTACTTGAACAAATAATAGGTCGAGGTCGAGATTATATTATTCATTAGAAATTGGAGAAGGTCAAACGAGTAGAAATTTAACGATTAATTCCTATTTCTTGTTATCACAAAACTCGTCATCAAGATGGATTACCCTTACGCAATCAACAAACTCATAATAATACTaagatattataatttttttaatttaaactttATTTACAATGAATTATATTGTCtattattaaatgtttatttaCTAGGAATACATTTTGATATATCAGTGATAAAtattaattgaaattttaaaaattattaataaaaatgtGTTTGTTAATAGATTAAATTATACAGATTGAACATTCCTATCGCACCACCTATATAAAAAAGAAATCCCAAATACTCTCCCAACTATTAATGCATGCTTAGTAACTATTCAATCTTCTTACCTTGATATCATTGCAGGCGCAAGAAGGTGAAAATAGTAAGAAAATGCACAGCGTTAAAAATCTGGGATGAAATCGCTGGTGAAGGCGTCCATCTCTATAAATTTGGTGCTTTGGATCTTCTTCTCCACGTTCAGGATcctagtgagccaaatcttgtaacaTTTGTCCCACTATTTCTGATAAAGAATTCACCCAATTGCTGAATGTTACGGTATGCTTCATCTGTCGATACGTTTTCCATTCAATCTGGTTATTTTGGCGAATTTGAGCCAGACACTTGAACAGTAGTAGCATGTTAGCCAACATTTTATTTCTGGTTTTGGTAATTTTTGTTCAGTACAATTGTGAGTTTAAGTTGATGATTGAAGTTTTGTTgagcatattttatttatttaaggtcGGAAAGCTTTCTAGGACGGTAAAATTTGTTTTTGACGGGAAAGTAAAAATTTAGAGTTCATGGAATTTGATATTTTGCGCAGAGAATGGAGGATTTGAAGAGCTTTTGGTCGTTTTTTGGCTGTAAACATTGGGTCTAAGGACTTTCTTGCGACCCTATATAAATTCCTGGGTTTCTGCTTCATGCCTACGGATTCAGGATTTTTGTCCATCGATTTTTCTGTTTCTCTAAGGATTTGAGAGTTTGTTTTTCGCTTTCAGAAATCTGAATGATCTTGTTTCTTTAAAGTGAAGATGGCGACAAGTTTCAAGAACCCAATTTCTTGTGGTGAGTTGTTTCAATGGGGTGTCCGCAAGCGTACTGGATGGGAGAAGCCACAAGTAAAGAAGGATGAGAAGATTGTGGAGAAAAAATCCACCATTTGTGCGGACAGACTTGCTGCTCCAGGAATAATCCCCTGTTCCCCACAAGAACAGTGTAATCAAATCCCCTGTACACCACAAGAACATTTGCTTGAAATCCGCTGTTCCCCACATGATCGGTGTAATCAAATCCCCTGTACACCACAAGAACATTTGCATGAAATCCCCTATTCCCCACAAGAACAATGTCATCCAATCCGATCAGCCCTTGATAAAAAGATAGCACTACCCTTCAGTAACAGCTCTCATTCCCTGCCACCTCCCAAAGAAAGAAGTACTAGATCACAGCATCGAATGAGTCATATAATGTGCACCAGGAACAGCAGTAATACAGAGAGAAGGAACACAATGCAAGACAACAAGCCCTTGAATCTGGAGACTTTTGTCTGGCCAAAATTGAGCCTAAGCCTATCCCTCAGAGAGCAAGAGGAAGATTTCCTGGCAATGAAGGGCTCAAAGTTGCCATTGAGACCCAAAAAGCGTCTCAAGTGTATCCAGAAGGCAATACAGGTGATTGTTTATCTTGTGctatttttatcttttatttattttttaatattttattgtcTGAATTCTTGAGGTGACAAAGATGCAGCAGAGAATATAAGAACATTATGTTGTTATTTCGAATCATTAGCGTCTTTCTAATCTTTGCTGCAACAGATAATTTGCTTTTCTAGTGGTCTCATTGAGAGGGTTTCTTAAAATTTCACAGCAGGGTGTACTGCATATTAAAATTAAGGAGTCCTTTGAAGAAAAGTAGTTCCCAATGGAATCTGAATGTCTTTTAAAGAGGCTTTACCTAAAATAAATGATCGCATATTTATGCTTGCATTATAAGTGAGATCAAGGGTTTAGCAGCAATCTGTGCCTTAATTTTTCTTCTATTCCTTGTATGTCTGGTTCTAACTGTCGTGTCCTTTTTTCCTtcgttttattttgaaaatttccAAGGTTGCTTGTTTCTAGATTGCATTGGAATACTTATTGCCTGAATGCAGTGATAATAAAATATTTTCTGTAGAAAGGatgttttctttttttaaaaccATTTATAATTCATACCATTTGTGAATTTTCTTTTCTGATTTAAAAAAAATGCGATTTCATAATTGTTATTCCTGAAAACTTGTGTCTTTTTCCCTGATATTTTTTGTTTCGATCTATATTTAACCTATCAATCTTTTTTGGATCCCTGCTGATAAATTGTTCTAATACCCTTTCTAGAATACACCATTTAAAGATTGTCCTTTAAACTTTGTCTACGATCCATCTTTTTAGGGAAATTTAACTATGCCTTTGAGTTAAAATATATACTGTTTTAATTTGGACGCCAACGATTATAGATCTTTATAGATTCTTAGACAACACTTTTCTGTGGAATGATCTTGCAATGAGTGCATGCCATGGTTGACTGTTATTGATGATTAAAGAATATTAGTTGTCAGTAATTGAGCACTTTCATTTATGGTAAATTGCATGCTTGTTTGTAGGATGCTACTCCTGGTTTTTGGCTTAGCAATGTTTCTCAAGAACGGTATGAAGTCAGGGAAAATAAATCCACAAGAAAGGTAATTTTTCAGTTATTGTATCCGTTGTTTCTTACTGAGTGGATGCCAATTTCTGTTACACAACTTTTCTATTTCTTGCCCTAACAACTGCAGTATGTAATTGATGCAGAGACCGAGGGGATGAAAGCTATGCAAGGAGTATGCAGTGACTTGGAATAAGCAGGCGGTTCCATCATTTGTGGAGAACAAATCCACCATTTGTGCGGACAGACTTGCTGCTGCAGGGATAATCCCCTGTTCCCCACAAGAACAGTGTCTTCAAATCCCCTGCTCCCCACAAGTACACTGTCATCAAATCCAATCAGCCCTTGATAAAATGATAGCACTGCCTTCCAATAAAAGTTTTCATCCCCTGCCATCTGCTCCAGAAGGAAGTAGCAGATCACAGCACCGGATGAATAATATAATGTGCACCAGGAGCAGCAATAATACAGAGGGAAGGAACACTATCCAAGACAACAAGCCCTTGAATCTGGACACTTTTGTTTTGGATGCCAACTTTTCTGTTTCTTGCCCTAACAACTGCAGTATGCAATTGATGCAGAGACCGAGGGGATGAAAGCTATGCAAGGAGTATGTAGTGACTTGGAATAAACAGGCTGTTCCATCTCAACTGTACTTGCAAAGACTGTCTATTTCAATGTATGTATCATAAACCACATTGGTTTGTCAGGTGAAACTGGAGATCCCCCATTCAATTTGTCTAGTACATGACCAGAAATTGCAAACCAAGCCTAGAAATCTTGAGGAActcttgattggtttgcaatgaaTGTGAAATAAAAAACAAATGTATAGAAATCAACACTAACAGTTATGATGGATGTAATTTTCTGACTTCCACTACAATCCCAAAGCATTATTTATTGTACCAATTCTTTATTTGTTTTGACACATTGGAATTGTTTCAATAGATAAATTTGAAAGCATTTGTATTAATTTTAACTTTTATAAACTTGCTCAGTATTAATAATTCTTGATACCAATCTGGTTAAGTTGTTTAGAACCTGTTTCTCTTATTTCATTTCTAGTGTCCTTTTACACAATGCATATAACAACTAATTAAATTCCTTGTACACAATGCATTTGAAGATGGTCTGGATTTGTTTGGCTGCACAAATAGTCATTTTTATTGATGAACATGAGAGTCACATTCATATTCACAATAAACTGGGAAAAGAGATCATCTGTTTAATGTAGGTTGCTGAATTGTATTTTGGTAACACGGATGATGCTTCATTGTGGCAATTTGAATGCCTAAGTTGTTTCATACCTCCCGAAAAAATTGAAGTCCATATTAGCATGTCCATTGTTTTGGGTGTCAGTGATGACTAGAATATTCCTTCAGCTAGCTGCATGATGCAGTGTTATTTTACTTTGATGCTAATAAATTTTATAGTATCATTTTGTAAATCTAGTATG contains the following coding sequences:
- the LOC131065950 gene encoding uncharacterized protein LOC131065950 isoform X1, yielding MATSFKNPISCGELFQWGVRKRTGWEKPQVKKDEKIVEKKSTICADRLAAPGIIPCSPQEQCNQIPCTPQEHLLEIRCSPHDRCNQIPCTPQEHLHEIPYSPQEQCHPIRSALDKKIALPFSNSSHSLPPPKERSTRSQHRMSHIMCTRNSSNTERRNTMQDNKPLNLETFVWPKLSLSLSLREQEEDFLAMKGSKLPLRPKKRLKCIQKAIQDATPGFWLSNVSQERYEVRENKSTRKRPRG